One segment of Plasmodium vivax chromosome 14, whole genome shotgun sequence DNA contains the following:
- a CDS encoding DnaJ domain containing protein (encoded by transcript PVX_122195A) has product MNEPTSGEANLPDGEDGVSANGRSDGGAGGEKGKDTHMNRSDNNTSTAVEDNQEEGEQKGEADELGEDALNEMFDDFLKDIENISSTMENQQEGKKLNKGDAQSEIARLLANKNSSPFEIFDIHEDINMEMIKSKYRRLSVLIHPDKCKIEKASEAFHILNKAYEELKRDDIKEQYKSVYETAKKNIIKKLNLKKIKNELNEYLNKNEEEYEISKEVQLLINEECENLLKVQKEKMEYAQKCKLANLQYAKEKEEEKIKEELKKEEERKLWIEGRDERVNNWKNYKKENLKTEKEFHIYKNVGKKKEERTEEEKEKLKRIPSTNRVESDGNKKRRKT; this is encoded by the coding sequence atgaaCGAACCGACAAGTGGAGAAGCGAATCTGCCAGATGGGGAGGATGGTGTAAGTGCGAACGGTAGAAGTGACGGTGGTGCAGGTGGGGAAAAGGGCAAGGATACACATATGAACCGAAGCGACAATAACACATCTACCGCAGTGGAGGACAACCAGGAAGAGGGTgagcagaagggggaagcggacgAGCTAGGTGAAGACGCACTGAACGAAATGTTTGACGATTTTTTGAAAGACATTGAGAATATTTCCTCCACTATGGAAAATCaacaggaaggaaaaaaactaaatAAGGGAGATGCACAAAGTGAAATAGCTAGATTGttagcaaataaaaatagctcACCATTTGAAATATTTGATATACATGAAGATATCAATATGGAAATGATTAAGAGCAAGTATAGACGGCTGTCTGTGCTCATCCATCCagataaatgtaaaattgaGAAAGCTAGTGAGGCGTtccacattttaaataaagcTTATGAAGAACTGAAAAGAGATGACATTAAGGAACAGTACAAGAGTGTTTACGAGACGGCGAAgaagaatattataaaaaaattaaatttaaaaaaaataaaaaatgaattgaacgaatatttaaacaaaaacgAAGAGGAGTATGAAATTAGTAAGGAGGTGCAACTACTGATTAACGAAGAATGTGAAAATCTTCTAAAAGtgcagaaggaaaaaatggaatatgcACAGAAATGCAAGCTAGCCAATTTGCAATATGctaaagaaaaggaagaagaaaaaatcaaGGAGGAactaaaaaaggaggaggaaagaaaattgTGGATTGAGGGCAGAGACGAAAGAGTAAATAACTGgaagaattacaaaaaggagaatttGAAAACGGAGAAGGAGttccatatatataaaaatgtggggaaaaagaaggaagagcgcacggaagaggagaaggaaaaactcAAGAGGATTCCCTCCACGAATCGGGTGGAGAGCGATGGGAAcaagaagaggagaaagaCCTGA
- a CDS encoding hypothetical protein, conserved (encoded by transcript PVX_122210A; Apicoplast targeted protein. Curated by Stuart Ralph, Walter and Eliza Hall Institute of Medical Research, Australia.) produces MLFLLLVLAFATANQSHFGLILKSKNPAFLPTHTGYSKHGNARGRSSQLKRYYTKEEAGKRKLHNRDIFKFGSFEDDQLSDGDDSSEYEEFDDQDYDNVHDDRLGDDPVVNEPKEDAELVRFDVFREEGKARTEEGAQLNGEDNPTANGKKSDELKEEGDGLEGEDSLWMKSRRQVAGKHRYNVYNDEVTKKDDKEIDLQKADKIDRKEGKLPPYIYQGGKAYEGKPEEYEPEVYDFHTYNKYFEELCKEKKTAIDSYQLNKSQLDDSYFDAKKGGPKTFGFKFKQIQPVKYHQGRAYTYFFMHSHEVELSPIFLNAFRRVAIKHLKGGRVTALRIPNMKHEFYCIVGVRENFFDLAQNLRHITFKNVPEEADIDNYITGKFRIKGPMIVVAGHMQLPKGIEIVNKNQYICSVSAGSYLEMDVKIESIEEYVMPEYGSQSRNRDICKDNFIHFSSSCTPVEYFGFMGQRRGINLDTLGEINIVEMHTDGSITPKSALLKTIDYISENFQYMENALYNNCHTCDDGTVQEEFRNPEFYMDKDRYTDVPWNKYKTTAEELEDAKKWLYRKDVHRQYDIDPESAQSKQEREILWEKKKKFLKEIDKRREQIKKGPSVSEGEYIPSEERHDCLLDWPVDKSERNMNPPRWVIERPLDKNPHIGHEEIYDEGI; encoded by the exons ATGCTATTTCTACTGCTAGTCCTGGCCTTCGCTACTGCTAATCAATCGCATTTCGGCTTAATattgaaaagtaaaaacccGGCGTTTTTGCCTACCCACACGGGATACTCTAAGC ACGGCAACGCGAGAGGCAGAAGCAGCCAACTTAAACGATATTACACAAAAGAGGAGGCAGGAAAGAGGAAACTTCACAATAGGGACATTTTCAAGTTCGGCTCATTTGAGGATGATCAGCTAAGCGATGGAGACGATTCGAGTGAGTACGAAGAATTTGATGATCAAGACTACGACAATGTGCACGACGATCGGTTAGGTGACGACCCCGTAGTGAATGAGCCAAAGGAGGATGCAGAGCTCGTTCGCTTCGACGTTTTTCGTGAAGAGGGGAAGGCAAGGACGGAGGAGGGGGCGCAACTGAATGGGGAAGATAACCCAACtgcaaatgggaagaagtCAGACGAACtgaaagaagaaggagatgGCTTAGAGGGAGAAGACTCCCTGTGGATGAAGTCCAGGAGACAGGTTGCAGGAAAACATAGATATAACGTATACAACGACGaagtaacaaaaaaggatgaTAAAGAGATAGACCTACAAAAGGCGGATAAAATAGACAGGAAAGAGGGGAAGTTGCCGCCATACATATACCAAGGAGGAAAGGCATACGAAGGAAAACCAGAGGAGTATGAACCAGAAGTGTACGATTTTCATAcgtataataaatatttcgaaGAATTATGTAAGGAGAAGAAAACAGCAATAGATTCCTATCAGCTGAACAAAAGTCAGCTGGATGATTCATATTTTGATGCGAAGAAAGGGGGCCCGAAAACATTTGGTTTCAAATTTAAACAAATCCAGCCTGTGAAATATCACCAAGGAAGAGCATacacgtatttttttatgcattccCATGAAGTAGAAttgtctcccatttttttgaatgccTTTAGGAGAGTCGCGATCAAACATTTAAAAGGAGGCAGAGTTACCGCCTTGAGAATCCCAAATATGAAACACGAATTTTATTGTATAGTTGGAGTAAGAGAAAACTTTTTTGATTTAGCTCAAAATTTAAGACAtatcacttttaaaaatgtccCCGAAGAAGCAGATATTGATAATTACATTACGGGGAAGTTCCGGATAAAGGGACCCATGATCGTTGTGGCTGGTCATATGCAGTTACCAAAAGGCATAGAAATTGTTAACAAAAATCAGTATATCTGTTCCGTGTCCGCTGGGAGCTACCTAGAAATGGacgtaaaaattgaaagcATTGAAGAGTATGTCATGCCAGAATATGGGAGCCAATCACGAAATAGGGACATATGTAAAGATAACTTTATTCATTTTAGCAGCAGTTGCACACCTGTGGAATATTTTGGATTTATGGGACAAAGGAGAGGGATTAATTTGGATACCCTTGGCGAAATTAACATTGTCGAAATGCATACAGATGGTTCTATTACCCCGAAAAGTGCCCTCTTAAAAACGATTGATTATATTTCTGAAAATTTTCAGTACATGGAAAATGCACTATACAATAATTGCCACACATGTGATGATGGTACTGTTCAGGAAGAATTTAGGAACCCAGAATTTTATATGGACAAAGATAGATATACCGATGTGCCTTGGAATAAGTATAAAACGACCGCAGAAGAATTGGAGGATGCCAAGAAATGGCTTTATAGGAAGGATGTGCATAGGCAGTATGACATAGACCCTGAAAGTGCGCAATCGAAACAGGAAAGAGAAATATTatgggagaaaaagaaaaaatttttgaaagaaATTGATAAAAGACGAGAACAAATTAAGAAGGGACCATCTGTATCCGAGGGGGAATATATTCCATCTGAAGAAAGACATGACTGCTTGCTCGATTGGCCCGTGGACAAATCGGAGAGAAATATGAACCCCCCCAGGTGGGTCATTGAACGGCCCCTCGATAAAAACCCGCACATAGGTCACGAGGAAATTTACGACGAGGGTATTTAG
- a CDS encoding hypothetical protein, conserved (encoded by transcript PVX_122205A) has product MRGWKRKKNDISINKERKKKKKMDTCDYKLNANYPFNVDEARKKKKKEKKNIEIFYENDSDLYSPCLDVEGALCVITAGGEILRYKLKSEKWNGRGRDESASTSSSSEEEGEDDTDEGGSESGENGQSEEDVQNGRKKTNAQNAQNAQRERYHSTDIEAECLCADNDYNFYVFDPMTRGLMVINKKKEMELYTDEYEDEHFQGVNNLVYDKKRNILYVVDSGNLNEENKCNLFYVNKDIETMMRMDIPNMPYAHNLCVYEKGTTNDIYVCLTKENRIVRLMSRGNSYIKCHFLQIDGCYSPLFICTDNTNFVVLLKDLSGCQKRGKLLEIDSNGEVINSIFTDGCQFNGICYDHRVGKYFFIEGRVIYTY; this is encoded by the exons ATGAGGggatggaaaagaaaaaaaaacgatataAGCATCaataaagagagaaaaaaaaaaaaaaaaatggacactTGTGATTACAAATTAAATGCCAATTACCCGTTCAATGTAGACGaagcgaggaaaaaaaaaaaaaaagaaaaaaaaaatatagaaatttTCTACGAAAATGATTCTGATTTGTATTCCCCTTGCTTAGACGTGGAAGGTGCGTTGTGCGTTATtacagcagggggggaaatactCAGGTATAAATTGAAAAGCGAGAAATGGAATGGAAGAGGCAGAGACGAATCAGCTTCGACGTCGTCATCGAGTGAAGAGGAAGGTGAAGACGACACAGATGAAGGTGGCAGCGAGAGCGGAGAAAATGGTCAAAGTGAGGAAGATGTACagaatggaagaaaaaaaacgaatgcgCAGAACGCGCAGAACGCGCAGCGAGAAAGATATCATAGCACTGACATTGAAGCGGAATGCTTGTGTGCGGACAACGATTACAACTTCTACGTTTTCGACCCta TGACCCGCGGACTGATGGTGATAAacaagaagaaagaaatggAGCTGTACACGGACGAGTACGAAGACGAGCATTTCCAAGGAGTGAACAATTTGGtgtatgataaaaaaaggaacatcctATACGTTGTCGATTCGGGGAATTTGaacgaagaaaataaatgtaacttgttttatgtaaataaagaCATAGAaacgatgatgaggatggATATCCCCAACATGCCCTACGCACATAACCTGTGTGTATATGAGAAGGGCACGACGAATGATATATACGTCTGTTTGACGAAGGAAAATAGAATTGTAAGATTAATGAGCAGAGGAAATTCTTACATTAAGTGCCACTTTCTACAGATAGATGGCTGCTACTCCCCCTTGTTCATTTGCACAGATAACACGAACTTTGTTGTGCTGCTCAAAGATTTAAGTGGCTgccagaaaagggggaagctcCTCGAAATAGACTCCAACGGGGAAGTGATCAACTCAATTTTCACGGATGGGTGTCAGTTTAATGGCATATGCTACGACCACAGGGTGGGGAAGTATTTCTTCATCGAGGGGCGCGTTATTTATACGTATTAA
- a CDS encoding RNA helicase, putative (encoded by transcript PVX_122200A) yields MLSLVVPPRKHCCSGFTKSFLLGQANLKRSTFACKSGKRFFFLRRGFTELRAHKRGVPIWDAKSASYASTAGGINEGATFSGGSQGKRRLRGNPSKASPGKPQQEDAEPLLCKDGGEGGTSIEEAEEIDRDAKRSLLEVFKYKQFTDVQKIIYENVMREKKTNDLLVQAKTGTGKTISYLLLAINDIERNRIMSVHTLIIVPTRELANQIYNEAKLLLTFKNNINVLTLIGGIKRREDQINLRRIKPDIVICTVGRLLDHFECTYLFNTLFDNLKMLIIDEADQLLSLGYENDINRILTYLPKNRRNFLFSATLSHNIEEIRQKMCKPDYIFLNCVKDPSKHTNEQLKQYVIFHKAVDTTVILYNLLMEHMRLNQFTYKILVFFPTARATCFYANFFKTQLKISTYEIHRKKEPAQRQITANRFAVESVGILFTSDISSRGINYPDVTLIIQVNCAISREQYIHRVGRTARSNKKGTGIILLNEADELFYQQIKDLNIEVLNASDYLLKNVNVSNYLSSWMSNTQLLYLAYAYYSSLLRFYKTKFATLKLSDDEIIDVVNNALLSTGLVEQPHISSKLAITLNMQNNARLKIRKDIDDLLL; encoded by the exons atgctcagcTTAGTTGTCCCCCCGCGGAAACACTGCTGCAGCGGATTCACGAAATCGTTTTTGCTCGGCCAGGCAAATTTGAAGCGCTCCACATTTGCCTGCAAAAGTGgcaaacgtttttttttcttgagAAGGGGCTTCACAGAGCTTCGTGCACATAAAAGAGGAgtccccatttgggatgCTAAAAGCGCCTCCTACGCGTCGACTGCAGGGGGCATTAACGAGGGGGCCACTTTCAGCGGGGGGTCGCAGGGTAAACGCAGA CTACGCGGAAACCCGTCCAAAGCATCCCCAGGAAAGCCGCAACAGGAGGATGCAGAACCCTTGCTTTGCAAAGACGGGGGCGAAGGCGGAACCAGCATAGAAGAGGCGGAAGAAATTGACAGAGACGCAAAGAGGAGCCTTCTGGAAGTGTTCAAATACAAGCAGTTCACAgatgtgcaaaaaataatatacgaAAATGTtatgagagaaaaaaaaacaaatgacctactcgttcaggcaaaaacgGGCACAGGGAAAACCATCTCCTACCTACTTCTAGCAATAAATGACATCGAAAGGAACAGAATTATGAGTGTGCATACACTTATAATAGTGCCCACGAGAGAATTGGCAAATCAAATTTATAACGAAGCAAAGTTGCTGCTAacctttaaaaataatatcaacGTGTTAACCCTAATAGGAGgaataaaaagaagagaagacCAAATAAATTTGAGGAGAATTAAACCCGACATAGTTATCTGCACAGTAGGGAGGCTGCTAGACCACTTTGAATGTACCTACTTATTTAACACCCTGTTCGACAATTTGAAGATGCTTATCATTGATGAGGCAGACCAGCTGCTAAGTTTGGGCTACGAAAATGACATCAACAGAATTCTAACCTACTTGCCCAAGAACAGGCGCAACTTCCTCTTCTCAGCAACGTTAAGTCATAACATAGAGGAGATCAGGCAGAAAATGTGCAAGCCGGATTATATATTCCTAAACTGCGTGAAGGACCCCTCAAAGCACACGAACGAACAGCTAAAGCAGTACGTCATCTTTCACAAAGCAGTTGACACGACTgttattctttataatttGCTGATGGAGCATATGAGATTAAATCAGTTCACCTACAAAATATTAGTGTTCTTCCCAACCGCTAGAGCTACATGCttttatgcaaatttttttaaaactcaGCTAAAAATTTCGACTTACGAAAttcacagaaaaaaagaacccgCGCAAAGACAAATAACAGCTAACCGATTTGCTGTAGAATCGGTTGGAATATTATTCACCTCAGACATAAGCTCTAGAGGAATTAACTACCCAGATGTAACCCTAATCATTCAAGTAAATTGTGCCATTTCGAGGGAGCAATATATACATCGCGTTGGTAGAACCGCCAgaagcaacaaaaaaggaacgggCATTATACTACTCAATGAAGCAGATGAATTGTTCTATCAACAAATAAAAGATCTAAACATTGAGGTGTTAAATGCAAGtgattatttattaaaaaatgttaacgtCTCGAATTATCTGAGCAGTTGGATGTCCAACACGCAGCTCCTTTACTTGGCTTATGCGTATTATTCTTCTCTCCTCCGATTTTACAAAACGAAATTTGCTACTCTTAAGCTATCGGATGATGAAATTATTGACGTTGTTAATAATGCCTTGCTTTCCACCGGGCTGGTTGAGCAACCCCACATTTCGAGCAAGCTGGCCATAACGTTAAATATGCAGAATAACGCCAGGCTCAAAATTAGGAAAGACATCGACGATTTGCTGCTGTAG
- a CDS encoding exosomal 3'-5' exoribonuclease complex subunit, putative (encoded by transcript PVX_122185A) encodes MEDGVIISGDYIQMEKDKVKRINEHNFEQVHDVESDNLYRSKCSGILLKTPYYPYKYDIMNTSYKYMPKVGDLVIGIVKSKKLDYYQMDINCNCECIIHKIESFKYATKNSFPNLANGTLLYMIVEKINLDNNSVVASCINSSDVKSWINYENYLGELVDGYMFPVSISYAKSLIGDKCYLLDLIGADVSYEVAVGHNGRVWVKTDDPRETNMIHTALKYSFGKTKAQMDVLWKSIYNLGKRDT; translated from the exons ATGGAAGATGGGGTCATCATAAGTGGGGATTACATCCAGATGGAGAAAGACAAAGTAAAGAGAATAAACGAACACAACTTCGAGCAGGTGCATGACGTCGAAAGTGACAACTTATACCGAAGTAAATGCTCAggcattttattaaaaacgcCATACTATCCCTACAAATATGACATTATGAATACGAGCTATAAGTACATGCCCAAGGTAGGCGACCTGGTGATAGGCATAGTGAAATCGAAAAAATTGGATTACTATCAGATGGATATTAACTGTAATTGTGAATGCATCatacacaaaattgaaagTTTTAAATATGCCACGAAGAACAGTTTCCCTAATTTGGCCAATGGCACACTACTCTACATGATTgtggagaaaataaatttggaTAATAACAGCGTTGTGGCTAGCTGCATCAATTCGTCTGACGTAAAGTCGTGGATCAATTATGAGAATTATTTGGGCGAGCTGGTCGATGGGTATATGTTCCCCGTTAGCATTTCCTACGCCAAGAGTTTGATTGGCGACAAGTGCTACCTTTTGGATTTGATTGGCGCAGACGTCAGTTATGAAGTGGCGGTCGGCCACAACGGGCG GGTGTGGGTTAAAACGGACGACCCTCGCGAAACCAACATGATACACACCGCATTGAAGTACTCATTTGGGAAGACCAAAGCGCAG aTGGATGTGCTGTGGAAGTCTATTTACAACTTAGGCAAAAGGgacacttaa
- a CDS encoding hypothetical protein, conserved (encoded by transcript PVX_122190A), which translates to MTDKVCRLMENMVYEFNDLKRKELFTDKEIITIANKRRNHEYTINSSSSILLHFILYIEFEMNLEKIREKRKLKKKNDMLNEINEYNKLLKSQYEECTNLKAKMEGEKCPQRAKSLRKLLNKNEHNINCCKRNILKVENKLQVLIRHSLSDYSLVKRIINIFQTCLRKHHNNIEIWLHYFNFCYVKRRNENLESAILNSLKYHIKNELIWVFYLHYFYNVRKNIQYTRKLYIRAILFISKSLSLNVLYFNIEFDIFYKLLKNFKQKVDQSSREQFNQFVDFCKSSAKEQNTNDASASQTNEDILKRDIDQGDHTPIKDEDKYGLDVIIFLGNKYLKTFQNEKGDLYIFIFLLLNVYLKMEKNEWIKNYVLRFDHFKELIFSSIERYKQDQPCFFYYLFVSKCVASAHCNLSEDKDFQLLKNQFYKNGGKQSQLQSYFDVEQVNHLLRELMDTFHNDLMIYFFCLLLENLFETFVEYNNVEDVFTIDGCAGAQLPLLTQLDSSLREDSKTGGNQANTHPKLGKESEEQSDNAHVEEKKNILFHMNKPTLTNHEELQIFQFLKDEIFLCGPYNFKKINEEYLKERDSSTYHFLHKLNFVAYVCLFENRHSDISKNNFIYNYEQISQNSDALSSILYFFLFDPKKVEAGDMAKKKHHLEQPDQVNEAQGGPSKRRKKALAQASRKGGQRRDVNSVYESDSDNMSGEEGGAVSSEGRSEVGSEGDSQSDADPGEQPNPSEGKGSSNGGDDPVELNTQPTRENETAKQKISIIDELLSLLSKDVDVFVKVTILKCVLKLIIFLDNNLLKRHFSATISEECKKVRGTPPQKNFLKVELANLTHLYKKAYSDECTAE; encoded by the coding sequence ATGACGGACAAGGTGTGCCGCTTGATGGAAAACATGGTATACGAGTTCAACGacctgaagaggaaggagctATTCACAGACAAGGAAATCATAACGATTGCAAACAAAAGGAGGAACCACGAGTATACAATTAACAGCTCATCCAGCATACTGCTCCACTTCATTTTATACATCGAATTCGAAATGaacttggaaaaaataagagaaaaaagaaagctgaaaaaaaaaaatgacatgcTGAACgaaattaatgaatataaCAAATTGCTAAAAAGTCAGTACGAGGAATGTACAAATTtgaaggcaaaaatggaaggcgAAAAATGCCCCCAAAGGGCCAAATCCCTGAGGAAGTTACTAAACAAAAACGAACACAACATTAACTGTTGTAAGAggaacattttaaaagtggaaaataaattacaagTACTCATACGACATAGCCTATCAGATTACTCACTAGTAAAAAGAATAATCAACATCTTCCAAACCTGCCTGAGGAAACATCATAATAACATAGAAATATGGCTACACTATTTCAACTTCTGCTACGTAAAGCGTAGAAATGAAAATCTGGAAAGTGCCATATTGAACAGTCTGAAgtatcatataaaaaatgaactcaTCTGGGTCTTCTAcctgcattatttttataacgttagaaaaaatattcagtACACGAGAAAGCTGTACATAAGGGCCATTCTCTTCATCTCCAAGAGTTTATCCCTCAACGTTTTATATTTCAACATTGAATTTGACATATTCTACAAACtgctaaaaaattttaagcaaaaagTTGACCAGTCCTCTCGTGAGCAATTTAACCAATTCGTTGACTTTTGCAAAAGCAGTGCAAAGGAACAAAACACCAACGACGCTTCAGCTAGCCAAACGAATGAAGATATACTCAAACGTGATATTGATCAGGGGGATCACACCCCCATTAAGGATGAGGATAAATATGGCTTAGATGTAATCATCTTCCTGgggaataaatatttgaaaacGTTTCAAAATGAGAAGGGCGatctttacattttcattttcctacTCTTAAATGTgtacttaaaaatggaaaaaaacgaatggaTAAAGAATTATGTTCTTCGGTTTGACCATTTTAAGGAGCTCATTTTTAGCTCCATCGAGAGGTACAAGCAGGACCAGCCCTGCTTTTTCTACTACCTGTTTGTGTCCAAATGTGTTGCTTCCGCACATTGTAACCTTTCCGAAGACAAAGATTTCcagcttttaaaaaatcaattttacaaaaatggaggcaaACAATCACAGCTGCAAAGCTACTTCGACGTGGAGCAAGTAAACCACTTGTTACGTGAACTGATGGACACCTTCCACAATGACCTTATGATTTACTTCTTCTGTCTCCTCCTTGAGAATCTATTCGAAACATTTGTAGAGTACAATAACGTAGAGGATGTTTTCACCATCGACGGCTGCGCTGGAGCGCAATTGCCGCTGTTAACACAGCTTGATAGTTCCCTCCGTGAGGATTccaaaacgggggggaaCCAGGCCAATACGCACCCCAAACTGGGCAAAGAATCGGAAGAACAAAGCGACAACGCACatgtggaggaaaaaaaaaatatcctctTCCACATGAACAAACCCACCCTGACGAACCATGAAGAATTACAAATTTTCCAGTTTTTAAAGGACGAAATTTTTCTGTGCGGCCCATacaactttaaaaaaattaatgaggAGTACCTAAAAGAAAGGGACAGCAGCACGtaccattttttgcacaagCTGAACTTTGTGGCCTACGTTTGCCTCTTCGAAAATAGGCACTCAGATATAAGTAagaataatttcatttacAATTATGAGCAAATCAGCCAAAACAGCGACGCCCTTTCGTCTATATTGTACTTCTTCCTATTCGACCCAAAAAAGGTCGAAGCGGGGGATATGGCCAAGAAGAAGCACCATTTGGAGCAACCAGATCAGGTGAATGAAGCGCAAGGTGGTCCTAGCAAGAGGCGGAAGAAAGCGCTCGCCCAAGCATCCCGCAAAGGGGGACAACGGAGGGATGTTAACAGTGTTTACGAAAGTGATAGCGATAACATGAGTGGCGAGGAAGGCGGCGCAGTAAGCAGCGAAGGTCGCAGTGAAGTTGGCAGCGAAGGAGACAGCCAAAGTGACGCCGACCCTGGTGAGCAGCCCAACCCCAGCGAAGGCAAAGGAAGCTCTAATGGAGGCGACGACCCAGTCGAACTGAACACGCAACCCACGCGCGAAAACGAAACAGCCAAACAGAAAATTTCCATCATTGATGAACTGCTTTCTTTACTGAGCAAAGATGTGGACGTCTTTGTGAAGGTAACCATTTTGAAGTGCGTCCTAAAATTGATCATATTTTTGGACAATAATCTGTTGAAGCGCCATTTCAGCGCCACCATCTCGGAGGAGTGTAAAAAAGTAAGGGGaactcccccccaaaaaaactTCCTCAAAGTGGAACTAGCCAATTTGACCCATTTGTATAAAAAGGCGTACAGCGATGAGTGCACAGCGGAGTAA